Proteins from one Pseudomonas sp. KBS0710 genomic window:
- the cysS gene encoding cysteine--tRNA ligase, whose translation MLTIYNTLSKTKEVFKPLDGNKVRMYVCGMTVYDYCHIGHGRSMVAFDLVTRWLRFSGYDLTYVRNITDIDDKIINRANENGESFDALTERMIAAMHEDEARLNILKPDMEPRATDHIPGMHAMIQTLIDKGYAYAPGNGDVYYRVAKFMGYGKLSRKKIEDLRIGARIEVDEAKQDPLDFVLWKGTKPGEPSWESPWGAGRPGWHIECSVMSTCCLGETFDIHGGGSDLEFPHHENEIAQSEAATGKTYANAWMHCGMIRINGEKMSKSLNNFFTIRDVLEKYHPEVVRYLLVSSHYRSAINYSEDNLKDAKGALERFYHALKGLPAVAPAGGEAFVARFTEVMNDDFGTPEACAVLFEMVREINRLRESDLDAAAGLAARLKELASVLGVLQMEADDFLQAGAEGRVDAAEVDALIQARLAARAGKDWAESDRIRDQLTAMGVVLEDGKGGTTWRLADQA comes from the coding sequence GTGCTAACGATCTACAACACACTCAGCAAGACCAAAGAAGTCTTCAAGCCGCTGGATGGCAACAAGGTGCGCATGTACGTGTGCGGCATGACCGTGTACGACTACTGCCACATCGGCCACGGCCGCAGCATGGTTGCCTTCGACCTGGTGACCCGCTGGTTGCGTTTCAGCGGCTATGACTTGACCTATGTGCGCAACATTACCGACATCGACGACAAGATCATCAACCGCGCCAACGAAAACGGCGAGTCGTTCGACGCGCTGACCGAGCGCATGATCGCTGCGATGCACGAGGATGAGGCGCGCCTCAACATCCTCAAACCGGATATGGAACCGCGTGCCACGGACCATATTCCAGGTATGCACGCGATGATCCAGACCCTCATCGACAAGGGTTACGCCTACGCCCCAGGCAATGGCGACGTGTACTACCGTGTCGCCAAGTTCATGGGCTATGGCAAGTTGTCGCGCAAGAAAATCGAAGACCTGCGCATCGGCGCACGTATCGAAGTCGACGAAGCCAAGCAAGACCCGCTGGATTTTGTGCTGTGGAAAGGCACCAAGCCCGGCGAGCCGAGCTGGGAATCGCCGTGGGGCGCGGGCCGTCCGGGCTGGCACATCGAATGCTCGGTGATGTCCACCTGCTGCCTGGGCGAGACCTTCGACATTCATGGCGGCGGCAGCGACCTTGAGTTCCCGCACCACGAAAACGAAATTGCCCAAAGCGAAGCCGCCACCGGCAAAACCTACGCCAACGCCTGGATGCATTGCGGCATGATCCGCATCAATGGCGAGAAGATGTCCAAGTCCTTGAACAACTTCTTCACCATCCGCGACGTGCTGGAAAAGTATCACCCGGAAGTGGTGCGTTACCTGCTGGTGTCGAGCCACTACCGCAGCGCCATCAACTATTCGGAAGACAACCTCAAGGACGCCAAAGGCGCCCTGGAACGTTTCTACCATGCGTTGAAAGGCCTGCCAGCCGTGGCGCCTGCCGGCGGCGAAGCGTTCGTGGCACGCTTTACCGAAGTGATGAACGACGACTTCGGCACGCCGGAAGCTTGCGCAGTGCTGTTCGAGATGGTGCGCGAGATCAACCGCCTGCGTGAGAGCGATCTTGATGCAGCGGCTGGTCTTGCTGCGCGCCTGAAAGAGCTGGCCAGCGTGCTCGGCGTGCTGCAGATGGAAGCTGATGACTTCCTGCAAGCCGGCGCCGAAGGGCGTGTGGACGCGGCTGAAGTTGATGCGTTGATTCAAGCGCGTCTGGCTGCCCGTGCTGGTAAAGACTGGGCGGAGTCCGACCGTATCCGTGACCAACTGACCGCGATGGGTGTGGTGTTGGAAGACGGCAAGGGCGGCACGACGTGGCGGTTGGCTGATCAGGCTTGA